Below is a genomic region from Brassica oleracea var. oleracea cultivar TO1000 chromosome C9, BOL, whole genome shotgun sequence.
TAGTATCTAAATAAATATTTAAAAGCTAAATAAGGACTTTAAATAGTTAATAATATTTGTTTTGATATGGTATATAAGAATTTCTTAGGTGAGTCAATGATTCTAATAGATAAATATCATGTGTTTTTAAAATTTAATCAAACCATATCATTGTTTTGAACTTTTATCATTGTTTTGGTTACAGACCTCTACGGATTGGACCTTCATTGTTAGATGCTGAGATTGGTACTCGTCTTATGGATAGAACCGAGTGGCTTCACAACTCGGTAAAACCTTTATACTTTTAGCTTTCATGTGTGTTTTCCATACATGGTGTGTGTTAACATCATCGTAATATGCAGGAGATTGACGCCATGATGTACGTATACAGGGAGAGAACATCTCTGAAACGATGGAAACTTCACCGTGTCGCCTTCATGTCTGTTGTCTTCAGCAACATGATTAAAAAGGAGTATGAGAGTTTCAAGGCGGGTATAAGAAAATACAAGCTTCATGATTTGCTAGTGCAGTACGGCAAAGGGGTCCTTCCACCACATGGACAGACACAAGAGATATGGAATGTAGATGTGGATCGACTGTATGTCCCTGTTCATGTTAGCGGGAATCATTGGATCGCATTGTGTATCAGTTTCGTGACGAGGAGCATTGATGTGTTTGATTGCTCGGGCAGAAAAAGGTACAAGGAATTGGATGGGTTCGCAAATCTTGTTCCTCGTATTGTCAAGGCAGTTCAGCCACCGAGTTACCAGAAGGACTTTACGTTCGCTGCATATACGGTTCACTATGTCCCCATGGGTAAGCTGAATAAAAGTGCATGTGATTGTGGTGTCTATACAATAAAGTTCATCGAGTGCCACTCGCTTGGATTGAAGTTGTCGATGGTGAATGATGGTAACATCAAAGAAGCTCGCCACAGAATTTTGTGGGATCTATGGGAAGCGGCAAACGACCCGGAATTGGTTGAGAGGATGTCAAATTATGAACCTCCAGAGTGTCTCACTTCAACCGTAGAAGAGATTCTGTGAGAATCGATTTTTAAATGTAACTAGTTCGGCTTTTATTCTAACTTTTAGGATAAAAATGCTTAATCTAATGTGTGTTTTATTAGGAACATGAATGCTTAATCCCTCTAATGAATTGCTTTTGGGTTTATTATTCTAAGTTTTTGACAATGTGTTTAATGAGACCCAAAAAAGTCATGTCGGCGACAACAATCAACCGTAACGAGACCCTAAACAATACCCTAAATGAGACAACATTCGAAAACATAACGATACCCTAAACATACCCTAAACAGAAACCAGTCATTCAATCGAGAGTCTAAAAACACATAACGAGACCCTAAACATGCCCTACATAACGAGATCCTAAACATGCCCTACATAACGAAACCCTAAACATACCCTAACGAGAAACCAAAACAACATTAATCATGCATTCTAATAGCCGTTGTAGAAGAAATCAACCGATAAGAGTATATAAACGAATCAAATCCAATACACTAAACTTGGTTTCTTGTAAACTCGACTTTTGATCCAAATCAGCAATAAAACCCGACCCGAATTAGATCCACAAATAACCTAATACCCGACATATTTAAACCAAAAACCCGAGTTTTCCCCATTTTTTCAGAATTCTCTTCTCTGTCGAGAACATTTTTCTCTCTGAATCAATTTTCCTAAAACATGAATACTCCAAGGCGATATTCGTACGGGGTGCCATCTAGGTGCTGGTGTGGGAAGGGGGTTGTGATTTTCTATTCGAGAACAGATGAGAATCCTTACCGACGGTTCTATAGATGCGAAATTGGGTCACAGGTTCATGGTTTCGATTTGTTTAAGGATTCAAATACATAATAGTTATCTGTTCATATCGAAACTCTGTTTTGTTAAAGGCGTTGGTCATGGCTTTGATATCTTTTGTCTGAATCGATTTTTGATTAAGAGAGATGAACACGCTGTCCTGACTTTATTTTTCTTCTATGTAGCGAAAAAATGAAACCCATTTATTTAAGTGGGTTGATGAAGCTTTGGTTGATGAGTTTCAAAAGCTAGATGCAGAGCAAGGGAGAATAACAGAAGCAATTGAAGATCTGAAAACGAGTATGAAAGAGACAGTTGAAGAAGAAGTAAGGAAGCAAAAAAATTCCCTTGAATTAGGTTGTTTAGGAATCATTCTACTGTGTTTTGGTAAAGTCAAGAATGAATGAAACCAGTCTACTGGTTCTTAGTATTTTGCTTCAATCTCTTTTGTTCTTACAATGACTATGTCACATTTTATGGTTCTTACTATGGCTTTGTTTTGGTTCATTTTCGAGGGGTTTTCTCAAATCGAGTACAATGAAACTGAGAAAGAATGATGATGGCAATGTATAACAATGAAACTTAGAAGAATGATGCCAATGCTTAACAATGAAAATGAGAAAAAATCCAAACGAAATTTATCCAATTGAAAAGAGAACCTATAGTGTTTAGAAGAAAAAAACCGTACAAAGCAACCTGTGAAATTTATCCAAATGATGAGAATGCACTTTGAAATAAGCTCGCCTAGCTCGCCATCTACCGCCACTTGCAAACTTGAACAGAGCAACCTGTGACACAAAGAACCATACATCAAACACATAAACCAAGCTATAAAAACACATAAATTTACCGCCTATATAACCTCACCCCTTACCATTTGTGACTGACTATATTGGTACTTGACAAGTTGCTCTGTTGTGCCCACTAATACCACATCTACTACACTTCCGAGGCTGCTTTCTTCGTGATATTTGCGATGACCGAATTTTGTCTTCCGCAGTTTCATATCTGCGTTTTCTTTTTCTTCCAACTGATCTTCTTGTCTGTGGTGGTAAAACAATGACTTTCTTAACATCTTCTGGTATAGACCAAGCATCCTCAGGAACATCAATAGGATTTATGCTTTCTTCATAAGCTTCTCTCCAAGCTCCTGTAGTATACATCAAATCAGTCAATGTGTGTGGCTCTCTTCCAACATGAAAACCAGCTTTAATTGCGTGCCTACAAGGGATCTTCATAAGGGTGTACTTTCCACATGAACAAGTCCTTCTATCCAAATCAACTAAGCAGTCGAATTTATCACCTCTAACAAGCAATCGACCAGCACTGACAGGGTAAACTACAAATGTGGCGCCTTTCCCGATTCTCCTCTCTATTTTTTTCTCTACATCTTTAGTCAGAGGATGTTTATGCTTTGAAATCAGTTTCTTACGCTCATAAAACCATTGTGTTAACATTTCCCTGATACTGTCTAACAAAGGGATGACTGGATACTCTCTCGGTGAACGCAAAGCAGAGTTGATAGATTCAGCAGGATTGGTTGTCCTTATGTCGTATCTGTATCCAGGGAATTGACATCTAGCCCATTTTTGCACATCAGCTTCCCTAAGATAATCTCCAATTGCCGGACTGATATTACACACAGTAGCAAATGTCTTCTCAAACTCAGAAACTCGATAAGCCTTGGACGCCTTTGAAACCAACCCAGCAAGTCCTTTCCCATGGAAATATGTGACCACATTATTCAACAAATGATGAATACAAATCCCGTGTCTGGCTGATGGATACACGTTTTCAATTGCCTTAGCGATAGACCCATGTCTGTCTGAAATAAAAGCCAAATCATGATCATCTGCAATGACAACCTTAAGTTGTCTCATAAACCATTCCCAAGAACGCTCATTCTCTGAGTCGACTATTCCAAACGCAATAGGATACAAATTTGAATTTCCGTCTAAAGCCGTAGCAACCAGTAAAACTCCTTTGTATTTATTCTTCAAAAAGGTCCCATCGATCACAATAACCCGCCTCATGACTCTGTTAAATCCTCTTATCGATTGCCCAAATGCAATAAATAGGTAACGAAAGTTCTCATTTCCGTCAATCTCATAGGATGTGTGTGTACCTGGATTAGCCTCTCTCAGCATGTGCAAGTATTTTGGTATTTTCCCATAACTTCTCTCTGGAATACCTCTAACTGCACTGATCGCATATTCACGCGCATCCCATGCTAAAGATTTTGATATCTCGCATCCATGATCACTACGCATAATCTGTATGATATCATTACATTTCGGCCCTTCCTTGACGCCTACATACTTATGCATAATCAGACTGCCTATTGTTTTTGCTGAAGCAGTCTTACCCGCTTTGGTTTTGCTTGAAGGTGCGCATGTATGTTTACCGACATACTTCTTGATCATGAAATATGATGAATCCTTCAGACACTCTGCTCGAACACCCCAATTGCATGCATTATCTGCACATCTAACATACCAAAGTTGTCTATCCGTTTTGATAACCTGGTAGTCAAAGTTATGCTTCATTG
It encodes:
- the LOC106313903 gene encoding uncharacterized protein LOC106313903 gives rise to the protein MHIYTTCGLWELGATTGWIFEADGKGGRLLLVESNCTLDELKRMILEDFGMEEEIIADLELSYLPAELINTSGCPPVIIANDRQLHNFVRFVQKSASTRLCVTCKAKAENPNKEAFDLNKPPADPCTHEEKGNSFDNGDESAPVYAERQGNKKNEKRKGVAVDEDGDYDADTMISEKENIHKMSKFSLLHVVKVGQFFENKTLLKATFEMCAMKHNFDYQVIKTDRQLWYVRCADNACNWGVRAECLKDSSYFMIKKYVGKHTCAPSSKTKAGKTASAKTIGSLIMHKYVGVKEGPKCNDIIQIMRSDHGCEISKSLAWDAREYAISAVRGIPERSYGKIPKYLHMLREANPGTHTSYEIDGNENFRYLFIAFGQSIRGFNRVMRRVIVIDGTFLKNKYKGVLLVATALDGNSNLYPIAFGIVDSENERSWEWFMRQLKVVIADDHDLAFISDRHGSIAKAIENVYPSARHGICIHHLLNNVVTYFHGKGLAGLVSKASKAYRVSEFEKTFATVCNISPAIGDYLREADVQKWARCQFPGYRYDIRTTNPAESINSALRSPREYPVIPLLDSIREMLTQWFYERKKLISKHKHPLTKDVEKKIERRIGKGATFVVYPVSAGRLLVRGDKFDCLVDLDRRTCSCGKYTLMKIPCRHAIKAGFHVGREPHTLTDLMYTTGAWREAYEESINPIDVPEDAWSIPEDVKKVIVLPPQTRRSVGRKRKRRYETAEDKIRSSQISRRKQPRKCSRCGISGHNRATCQVPI